In one window of Gymnogyps californianus isolate 813 chromosome 7, ASM1813914v2, whole genome shotgun sequence DNA:
- the LOC127018412 gene encoding LOW QUALITY PROTEIN: peptidyl-prolyl cis-trans isomerase G-like (The sequence of the model RefSeq protein was modified relative to this genomic sequence to represent the inferred CDS: deleted 1 base in 1 codon) gives MSAERERERRILTDEGTKASTALPQLSAAAASSTRGGAAAPSRPGPDGENGSRGAAAGSVPRLLQRLGTAVRPAPGSCRRALPALSGREARPGPAATSLSPGRAGPGRAADQVRAAAVTAEAPAQPGRTRAGAALLRSRFVKYPFPCSEHVPAKKEEKKRHKSSSSSSDSESSSDSESSSDSSSDSESASEEKSKKRKKKHKKNSKKHKKEKKKRKKSKKSSSSESEDENPEAQPLSTVRPEEIPPVPENRFLMRKSPPKVDEKEKERKSREKERESNLSNSQSTYQRRLLVTRSGRKIKGRGPRRYRTPSRSRSRDRFRRSETPPHWRQEMQRAQRMRVSSGERWIKGDKSEINENKKDNQKSPGRGKERKISDHRQVSESPSRRGEKEKKKDHKSSSKDRETRRNSEKDDKHNKSKAKKRAKSRSHSKSREKSKSKERDSKHSRHDEKRIRSRSKERDHEKGREKEKRYDSRGRDKERSRSKERSKRAGSRSNEQDHRKSKDREKRKSRSKEREHARGKHSSSSRTRDRSKSRDRGRRGRSRSRDRDRSRSKDYSRNRARETRRRGRSRSRERRGTPDKYRGRENRRRRESRSSEREESQSRNRERYSNRESRSSYKRNDTESQRKRRSKSRESSSPESSKDKKASRDQDRSPDSKKRPSSKERESKKSYSRSSKEKEKTRSSAEKEINQKSESQERDHAPSKDKKSDHETSPGTDDDRHG, from the exons ATGTCTgccgagagagagagagagagacggaTCCTTACCGACG AGGGAACAAAGGCGTCCACCGCCCTCCCCCAGCTCAGCGCGGCCGCGGCGAGCAGTACCCGCGGGGGCGCCGCGGCCCCAAGCCGCCCCGGCCCTGACGGCGAGAATGGCAGCAGGGGAGCAGCAGCGGGCAGCGTGCCGCGGCTGTTACAGCGGCTCGGCACAGCGGTTCGCCCCGCCCCGGGGAGCTGCCGGCGGGCGTTGCCCGCTCTTTCAGGCAGGGaggctcggcccggcccggcggctaCCTCGCTTTctccgggccgggccgggccaggtCGGGCGGCAGACCAGGTCCGAGCAGCGGCGGTCACCGCGGAGgccccggcccagcccggccgcACGCGTGCGGGAGCCGCCCTCCTCCGCAGCCGGTTCGTGAAATACCCGTTTCCCTGTAGCGAGCACGTACCCG ccaagaaagaagaaaagaaaagacacaagTCATCTTCCTCGTCCAGTGACTCGGAAAGTTCAAGTGATTCAGAATCATCTTCTGATTCATCATCGGATTCTGAGAGTGCTTCAGAAGAGAAATCTAAAAAAcgaaaaaagaaacacaagaaaaattccaagaaacataagaaagaaaagaaaaagagaaagaaaagcaagaaaag ctcaTCTAGTGAAAGTGAAGATGAAAACCCTGAAGCACAGCCATTATCTACTGTCCGTCCTGAAGAAATTCCTCCTGTACCTGAAAACCGGTTCCTGATGAGAAAAAGTCCTCCTAAAgtagatgagaaagaaaaagagaggaaaagcagagaaaaggaaagagaaag taatCTATCAAATTCACAGTCAACATACCAGAGGAGGCTGTTAGTGACCAgatctggaaggaaaataaaaggaagaggaCCAAGg cGTTACCGGACACCTTCCAGATCCAGGTCAAGAGATCGATTCCGACGCAGTGAAACTCCTCCACATTGGAggcaagaaatgcaaagagctCAAAGAATGAGAGTGTCTAGTGGAGAAAGATGGATTAAAGGGGACAA gagtgaaataaatgaaaacaagaaagataATCAAAAAAGcccaggaagaggaaaagagaga aaaatatcagaCCACAGACAAGTTTCTGAAAGTCCaagcagaagaggggaaaaagagaagaaaaaagatcacaAATCCAGCAGTAAAGACAGGGAGACAAGaaggaattcagaaaaagatGACAAGCATAACAAAAGCAAGGCCAAGAAAAGAGCTAAATCTAGAAGCCATAGTAAAAGCCGAGAGAAATCAAAAAGTAAAGAGAGAGACTCTAAGCACAGTAGACACGATGAAAAGAGAATAAGATCAAGAAGCAAAGAGAGAGACCATGAGAAAggtagagaaaaagaaaagcgCTATGATTCTAGAGGGAGAGATAAAGAAAGAAGTAGGAGCAAGGAGAGAAGTAAAAGGGCAGGCTCAAGAAGTAATGAACAAGACCATAGGAAGagtaaagacagagagaaacgTAAGTCAAGAAGCAAAGAGCGTGAGCATGCTAGAGGAAAACATAGTTCCAGCAGTAGAACAAGGGATCGAAGCAAAAGCCGAGATAGGGGTAGGAGAGGAAGATCgagaagcagagacagagatCGCAGTAGAAGTAAAGACTATTCAAGGAATAGAGCTAGAGAAacaagaagaagaggaagatcaagaagcagagaaaggagaggtaCACCAGATAaatacagaggaagagaaaataggaggaggagagaatcaaggagctcagagagggaggaaagtcaaagcagaaacagagagagataTTCAAATAGAGAAAGTAGAAGCTCATATAAGAGGAATGATACtgaaagccaaaggaaaaggCGTTCAAAAAGCCGTGAAAGTAGCAGTCCTGAATCCAGTAAAGATAAGAAGGCTAGTAGAGATCAGGATAGAAGTCCAGACTCAAAAAAGAGACCAAGTAGCAAAGAGAGAGAATCGAAAAAATCATATTCACGcagcagtaaagaaaaggaaaagaccagatcctcagcagaaaaagaaataaaccaaaaatcAGAGAGTCAGGAAAGAGATCATGCCCCTAGTAAGGATAAAAAGTCTGATCATGAAACAAGTCCTGGAACAGATGACGACAGGCACGGATGA
- the LOC127018413 gene encoding cilia- and flagella- associated protein 210-like — protein sequence RRKADDGPRGPDAARREAELERSRYLDRRAVAQEQLALIKEHKHQADLAKLEDRREGEQIQRLNRLYQLEMQRTKEKEQEDKAERQRLHHEHITDQKIIKAVEEQKQMEDDDRIKAHFKAKETIAELIKKKEAEMRRRTQEHQDKIVSQLALQMNEALKREDDRLARDIAKKEAEQEKKSKEKEAKEKAAIESIAEHRATVMKMKVEKEREEKAEGKKELHALMEKNRIYLETEKAKKQSQRDANMEVQKIQIQQMAEKQAKKQQEKQADLDYNVQGEAAFPKDRAFQR from the exons CGGAGAAAGGCCGACGATGGACCGCGAGGGCCGGATGCCGCCCGCcgggaggcagagctggagcgCAGCCGTTACTTGGACCGCCGGGCCGTGGCCCAGGAGCAGCTGGCGCT AATAAAGGAGCACAAGCATCAGGCAGATCTGGCCAAGctagaagacagaagagaaggggAACAAATACAGAGATTGAACCGATTGTACCAATTGGAAAtgcagagaacaaaagaaaaggaacaggaggACAAAGCTGAACGCCAGAGGCTGCATCAC GAGCACATAACTGACCAGAAAATAATCAAAGCAGTAgaggaacaaaaacaaatggaagatgATGATCGGATTAAAgctcattttaaagcaaaggaaacgATTGCCGAgctgataaaaaagaaagaagctgaaatgcGTAG ACGAACACAGGAACATCAGGACAAAATTGTTAGCCAATTAGCTCTACAAATGAATGAGGCATTAAAGAGGGAAGATGATCGTCTTGCTAGAGacattgcaaaaaaagaagctgaacaagaaaaaaaaagcaaagagaaagaagcaaaagaaaaggctgccATTGAGTCTATTGCTGAACACAGAGCCACTGTG atgaagatgaaagtagaaaaggagagagaggaaaaagcagagggtAAAAAAGAACTTCATGCGTTAATGGAAAAGAACCGCATCTACCTGGAAACGGAAAAAGCCAAGAAACAAAGCCAACGTGACGCAAACATGGAAGTACAGAAAATTCAGATCCAGCAAATG GctgaaaagcaggcaaaaaaacagcaggaaaagcaagcagattTGGACTACAATGTTCAGGGAGAAGCTGCTTTTCCTAAGGATCGAGCATTTCAGCGATAA